The sequence below is a genomic window from Anaerobranca californiensis DSM 14826.
TAAACTCCTGCTCCCTTTGACCATCTTCCCCTATCGGTGAATGGCAGTCACCTGTTCCATCTCCGTTATCTCCCCCTCCGTTATCATTACCGGAGCCGTCATTACTACCATCATTATCACTGCTATCATCGGAGTCGTCACCGTCATTTCCATGGAGATCCCCTAGCAAATCTTCTATGGGTGTTAAGGAAATGTCCTGCCCTATTTCCTTTAACAATTCCCCTAAACTCTCCCAATCCCCCTGTTGTAATGATCCTTCTTTTATCCCTTCAAGAAATTCCTCGATTTTTTCTTTAACATCTCCCTTTAAAGGGAGATCTTTTAACTTTTCTAGCATTTCCTTAATTTCTTCGGAATTAAGGGAAGGGTCAGGAAAATTAAGTAGATCTTCTAATTTTTCAATAGTCTCTAAAACTTCTTTTATCTCTTCCCGTTTTTCTAACAGTAGTTCTTGCCACTCCCTAATCAATAGCTCCAACTCTTCCATACTTTTGCCCTTTTCCATAAGTTTTTTAATTAACTCTAATTCTTCAATTAAATCATTGTAAAATTCTTCATCTAAATCCTTTAAATAGTCGATATCTTCCTGGATTTCCTCTAATTTTTCTTCTTTTATCCCTTGGAAAAAACTATTTTTTTCCACCCCTTCACCTAGGAGGGGTAGAAAAATTAATAGAAGGGTTAATCCCAAAGCTATGGCAGAGTTTATGATAATTTTCCTCTTTTCTAAAGTCAGTTTTAAGGGAGTTTTCCTGAAATAATCTTCTACTTCCCTTTTCAGATGATTAAACAAAGGATTAGGTGATTTCCCTTCTCCATTAAACTCAAAATATGTTAACAGCCGTTCTTTACTCCCTAGTTTTTTGTCTATTAAAAGGGCTATTTCTTCTTTTTTAGGCCTTTTATGGTAAAGGTAATAACCAATGGCAGCGGTTAACAAGAGGTTTATAAAGATGATCACGTTTTTAGAAAAAGTTATCTCCAAAAATGATAATAGGGTAAAAAAGATATTTAAAGTTAAAAGACATGAAACTCCTTGAAGGAAGGCTTCTAACCAATATTTCCCTAAAATTTTATAAACTAAGGGTTTTAGCCTTGCCAATTCCCTAGGCCATTTCATTTTTACCCACTCCTTTTACTTTGCCTTAAGGGGTTAACTTCCCTAGAAGCCCAGTATAGACAAAGGCCACTTAAAACTATATTGATACCCCCTGATAACATCCAAAATTTCACCCCTTGGAAAACACCAGAAAAGGGGTATTTACCACCACTGATAGAATTAAAGAATTCCCTTACCTCAGGGTATAAAAATTCTGCCATACTGCCAGGATTCAGTAAAAGAATATAGGGGAAAGGAAGTGGCAAATTTCTAGCCTGAAATAACACAGCTATAATAGATGCGATAATCATTGTCAAACCTAAAAACATTAGAGAAATAACATAACTTATTATTACCGCTGGTTGACTTTTCTTAAACTTAGAAGAGATAAAAGTGTAATATCCACCGTAAACAAAGGCAGTGTAAAGGTAAATTAGCACCAATTTCACCAATTCACCTAACGTTACCCCCCCTAATAAAAAGACTAAACCGTAAATAGGAAGGGAAGCAAAAATCAATAACACCACATTGTTTAAGGCAGCTAATAATTTCCCGCTGATGATCTTCATGGGAGTTAGTTGGGTACAAACTAAAAGATCAAAGGTTTGTCGCTCCCTTTCATAAGTTATTGAATTAGAGGTAAATCCGGGGACAATAAAGTAGATCATGAGAAATTGGATGATACTTAAAAAGACGAACAAATTTCTCCCTATTTGTGCCAAATCTACACCACCGTATTGAAAACTCCAGTAGTTGGTGGCAAAGAACATAATTCCTAATCCCCCTAAAATTGTTAAATAAACGGCGACTAAGACAAAGGTTCGCCAGTTCCTCATTTTAAGGCGGGATTCATTGGTGAGGATGGGGTTTAATTTAAGCTTCACTGCCATTCACCTCCGTAAGCTCCATGAAAACCTCTTCTAAATTTTGACGCTGAGGATTAAAGGATAATACTAAAAACTTTTCCGAAAGGTCTTTTAATAGTTTTGCCATTTCCCTTTCATCACCGGAATATATCACTTCAAAGGCCCCTAGGTTGTTTAGAGTTACATCTACCACCTTCTGCTGTTCTAACAGCCACACCCTAGCCCCTTCCACATCTTCTAATACTTTAATCT
It includes:
- a CDS encoding ABC transporter permease, which produces MKLKLNPILTNESRLKMRNWRTFVLVAVYLTILGGLGIMFFATNYWSFQYGGVDLAQIGRNLFVFLSIIQFLMIYFIVPGFTSNSITYERERQTFDLLVCTQLTPMKIISGKLLAALNNVVLLIFASLPIYGLVFLLGGVTLGELVKLVLIYLYTAFVYGGYYTFISSKFKKSQPAVIISYVISLMFLGLTMIIASIIAVLFQARNLPLPFPYILLLNPGSMAEFLYPEVREFFNSISGGKYPFSGVFQGVKFWMLSGGINIVLSGLCLYWASREVNPLRQSKRSG